Proteins from a single region of Urocitellus parryii isolate mUroPar1 chromosome 4, mUroPar1.hap1, whole genome shotgun sequence:
- the Map3k11 gene encoding mitogen-activated protein kinase kinase kinase 11 isoform X1, translated as MEPLKNLFLKSPLGSWNGSGSGGSGGGGGGRPEGSPKAAAYANPVWTALFDYEPNGQDELALRKGDRVEVLSRDAAISGDEGWWAGQVGGQVGIFPSNYVSRGGGPPPCEVASFQELRLEEVIGIGGFGKVYRGSWRGELVAVKAARQDPDEDISVTAESVRQEARLFAMLAHPNIIALKAVCLEEPNLCLVMEYAAGGPLSRALAGRRVPPHVLVNWAVQIARGMHYLHCEALVPVIHRDLKSNNILLLQPIEGDDMEHKTLKITDFGLAREWHKTTQMSAAGTYAWMAPEVIKASTFSKGSDVWSFGVLLWELLTGEVPYRGIDCLAVAYGVAVNKLTLPIPSTCPEPFAQLMADCWAQDPHRRPDFASILQQLEALEAQVLREMPRDSFHSMQEGWKREIQGLFDELRAKEKELLSREEELTRAAREQRSQAEQLRRREHLLAQWELEVFERELTLLLQQVDRERPHVRRRRGTFKRSKLRARDGGERISMPLDFKHRITVQASPGLDRRRNVFEVGAGDSPTFPRFRAIQLEPAEHGQAWGRQSPRRLEDSSNGERRACWAWGPSSPKPGEAQNGRRRSRMDEAAWYLDSDDSSPLGSPSTPPTLNGNPARPSPEPEEPRRPGPAERGSSSGTPKLIQRALLRGTALLASLGLGRDLQPPGGLGRERGEPPTATPVPVTSPCPTEPPASQISCLSPKTQDARGLSTPGPLLLDLGVPTGQPSAKSARREETRGGTVSPPPGISRSAPGTPGTPRSPPLGLISRPRPSPLRSRIDPWSFVSAGPRPSPLPSPQPAPRRAPWTLFPDSDPFWDSPPANPFRGGPQDCRAQTKDMGAQAPWAPEAGP; from the exons ATGGAGCCCTTGAAGAACCTCTTCCTCAAGAGTCCTCTGGGATCATGGAATGGCAGTGGCAGTGGGGGCAGCGGGGGTGGTGGCGGAGGCCGGCCAGAGGGGTCCCCGAAGGCAGCGGCATATGCCAACCCTGTGTGGACAGCCCTGTTCGACTATGAGCCCAATGGGCAGGACGAGCTTGCCCTGCGGAAGGGAGACCGTGTGGAAGTGCTGTCCCGGGATGCAGCCATCTCAGGAGATGAGGGCTGGTGGGCAGGCCAGGTGGGTGGCCAGGTAGGCATCTTTCCATCCAACTATGTGTCTCGGGGTGGCGGCCCGCCCCCCTGCGAGGTGGCCAGCTTCCAGGAGCtgcggctggaggaggtgatTGGAATTGGTGGCTTCGGCAAGGTCTACCGTGGCAGCTGGCGAGGGGAGCTGGTGGCTGTGAAGGCAGCTCGCCAGGATCCTGATGAGGACATCAGTGTGACTGCTGAGAGCGTTCGCCAGGAGGCCCGGCTTTTCGCCATGCTGGCACATCCCAACATCATTGCCCTCAAGGCTGTGTGCTTGGAGGAGCCGAACCTATGCCTGGTGATGGAGTATGCAGCCGGTGGGCCCCTCAGCCGTGCCCTGGCTGGGCGGCGTGTGCCACCCCATGTGCTGGTCAACTGGGCTGTGCAGATTGCCCGTGGGATGCACTACCTGCACTGCGAGGCCCTGGTACCTGTCATCCACCGCGACCTCAAGTCCAACAACA TTCTGCTGCTGCAGCCCATTGAAGGAGATGACATGGAACACAAGACCCTGAAGATCACCGACTTTGGTCTGGCTCGAGAGTGGCATAAAACCACGCAAATGAGTGCTGCAGGCACCTATGCCTGGATGGCTCCTGAGGTTATCAAGGCCTCCACCTTCTCTAAGGGCAGCGATGTCTGGAG CTTTGGGGTGCTGCTGTGGGAACTGCTGACTGGGGAAGTGCCTTACCGTGGTATCGACTGTCTTGCTGTGGCCTATGGTGTAGCTGTTAACAAGCTCACACTGCCCATCCCGTCCACTTGTCCAGAACCCTTCGCACAGCTCATGGCCG ACTGCTGGGCACAGGACCCTCACCGCAGGCCCGACTTCGCCTCCATCCTGCAGCAGTTGGAGGCGCTGGAGGCGCAGGTCCTGCGGGAAATGCCGCGGGACTCCTTCCATTCAATGCAAGAAGGCTGGAAACGAGAGATCCAGGGCCTCTTCGATGAGCTGCGGGCAAAGGAAAAG GAACTACTGAGCCGCGAGGAGGAGCTGACACGAGCGGCGCGTGAGCAGCGATCACAAGCCGAACAGCTACGGCGACGCGAGCACCTATTGGCTCAGTGGGAGCTAGAGGTGTTTGAGCGCGAGTTGACGCTGCTGCTGCAGCAAGTGGACCGCGAACGGCCGCACGTCCGCCGTCGCCGCGGCACCTTCAAGCGCAGCAAGCTCCGGGCGCGTGACGGCGGCGAGCGCATCAGCATGCCCCTGG ATTTCAAGCACCGCATCACCGTGCAGGCCTCACCTGGCCTTGACCGGAGAAGAAACGTCTttgaggttggggctggggattcgCCGACCTTCCCGCGTTTCCGGGCCATCCAGT TGGAACCTGCAGAACATGGACAGGCATGGGGCCGCCAGTCTCCCCGTCGTCTGGAGGACTCAAGCAATGGAGAGCGACGAGCTTGCTGGGCCTGGGGTCCCAGTTCTCCCAAACCTGGAGAGGCCCAGAATGGGAG GAGAAGGTCCCGCATGGATGAAGCCGCGTGGTACCTGGATTCAGATGACTCTTCCCCCTTAGGATCTCCTTCCACACCCCCAACACTCAATG GTAACCCCGCACGGCCCAGCCCGGAGCCCGAAGAGCCGCGGAGGCCCGGACCAGCAGAGCGCGGTAGCAGCTCCGGGACGCCCAAGCTGATCCAGCGGGCGCTGTTGCGCGGCACCGCCTTGCTGGCCTCACTGGGCCTCGGCCGAGACCTGCAGCCACCTGGGGGTCTGGGCCGCGAGCGCGGAGAGCCCCCAACAGCGACCCCTGTGCCGGTGACCTCACCGTGCCCCAcagagcctcctgcctcccagatCAGCTGCCTCTCTCCCAAGACGCAGGATGCCCGAGGCCTTTCCACCCCTGGGCCCCTGCTGCTGGACCTGGGTGTCCCCACCGGCCAGCCGTCAGCCAAGAGTGCCCGGCGGGAGGAGACACGTG GAGGCACTGTCTCACCCCCACCAGGAATATCACGCTCTGCTCCCGGCACCCCGGGCACTCCACGCTCACCACCCCTGGGCCTCATCAGCCGACCTCGGCCCTCACCCCTTCGCAGCCGCATCGACCCGTGGAGCTTCGTGTCAGCTGGACCACGGCCTTCACCCTTGCCCTCACCACAGCCTGCGCCCAGACGGGCACCTTGGACCTTGTTCCCAGATTCAGATCCTTTCTGGGACTCCCCACCTGCCAACCCCTTCCGGGGAGGCCCCCAGGACTGCAGGGCGCAGACCAAAGACATGGGTGCCCAAGCCCCATGGGCACCAGAGGCTGGCCCTTGA
- the Map3k11 gene encoding mitogen-activated protein kinase kinase kinase 11 isoform X2 has product MEPLKNLFLKSPLGSWNGSGSGGSGGGGGGRPEGSPKAAAYANPVWTALFDYEPNGQDELALRKGDRVEVLSRDAAISGDEGWWAGQVGGQVGIFPSNYVSRGGGPPPCEVASFQELRLEEVIGIGGFGKVYRGSWRGELVAVKAARQDPDEDISVTAESVRQEARLFAMLAHPNIIALKAVCLEEPNLCLVMEYAAGGPLSRALAGRRVPPHVLVNWAVQIARGMHYLHCEALVPVIHRDLKSNNILLLQPIEGDDMEHKTLKITDFGLAREWHKTTQMSAAGTYAWMAPEVIKASTFSKGSDVWSFGVLLWELLTGEVPYRGIDCLAVAYGVAVNKLTLPIPSTCPEPFAQLMADCWAQDPHRRPDFASILQQLEALEAQVLREMPRDSFHSMQEGWKREIQGLFDELRAKEKELLSREEELTRAAREQRSQAEQLRRREHLLAQWELEVFERELTLLLQQVDRERPHVRRRRGTFKRSKLRARDGGERISMPLDFKHRITVQASPGLDRRRNVFEVGAGDSPTFPRFRAIQLEPAEHGQAWGRQSPRRLEDSSNGERRACWAWGPSSPKPGEAQNGRRRSRMDEAAWYLDSDDSSPLGSPSTPPTLNGNPARPSPEPEEPRRPGPAERGSSSGTPKLIQRALLRGTALLASLGLGRDLQPPGGLGRERGEPPTATPVPVTSPCPTEPPASQISCLSPKTQDARGLSTPGPLLLDLGVPTGQPSAKSARREETRGISRSAPGTPGTPRSPPLGLISRPRPSPLRSRIDPWSFVSAGPRPSPLPSPQPAPRRAPWTLFPDSDPFWDSPPANPFRGGPQDCRAQTKDMGAQAPWAPEAGP; this is encoded by the exons ATGGAGCCCTTGAAGAACCTCTTCCTCAAGAGTCCTCTGGGATCATGGAATGGCAGTGGCAGTGGGGGCAGCGGGGGTGGTGGCGGAGGCCGGCCAGAGGGGTCCCCGAAGGCAGCGGCATATGCCAACCCTGTGTGGACAGCCCTGTTCGACTATGAGCCCAATGGGCAGGACGAGCTTGCCCTGCGGAAGGGAGACCGTGTGGAAGTGCTGTCCCGGGATGCAGCCATCTCAGGAGATGAGGGCTGGTGGGCAGGCCAGGTGGGTGGCCAGGTAGGCATCTTTCCATCCAACTATGTGTCTCGGGGTGGCGGCCCGCCCCCCTGCGAGGTGGCCAGCTTCCAGGAGCtgcggctggaggaggtgatTGGAATTGGTGGCTTCGGCAAGGTCTACCGTGGCAGCTGGCGAGGGGAGCTGGTGGCTGTGAAGGCAGCTCGCCAGGATCCTGATGAGGACATCAGTGTGACTGCTGAGAGCGTTCGCCAGGAGGCCCGGCTTTTCGCCATGCTGGCACATCCCAACATCATTGCCCTCAAGGCTGTGTGCTTGGAGGAGCCGAACCTATGCCTGGTGATGGAGTATGCAGCCGGTGGGCCCCTCAGCCGTGCCCTGGCTGGGCGGCGTGTGCCACCCCATGTGCTGGTCAACTGGGCTGTGCAGATTGCCCGTGGGATGCACTACCTGCACTGCGAGGCCCTGGTACCTGTCATCCACCGCGACCTCAAGTCCAACAACA TTCTGCTGCTGCAGCCCATTGAAGGAGATGACATGGAACACAAGACCCTGAAGATCACCGACTTTGGTCTGGCTCGAGAGTGGCATAAAACCACGCAAATGAGTGCTGCAGGCACCTATGCCTGGATGGCTCCTGAGGTTATCAAGGCCTCCACCTTCTCTAAGGGCAGCGATGTCTGGAG CTTTGGGGTGCTGCTGTGGGAACTGCTGACTGGGGAAGTGCCTTACCGTGGTATCGACTGTCTTGCTGTGGCCTATGGTGTAGCTGTTAACAAGCTCACACTGCCCATCCCGTCCACTTGTCCAGAACCCTTCGCACAGCTCATGGCCG ACTGCTGGGCACAGGACCCTCACCGCAGGCCCGACTTCGCCTCCATCCTGCAGCAGTTGGAGGCGCTGGAGGCGCAGGTCCTGCGGGAAATGCCGCGGGACTCCTTCCATTCAATGCAAGAAGGCTGGAAACGAGAGATCCAGGGCCTCTTCGATGAGCTGCGGGCAAAGGAAAAG GAACTACTGAGCCGCGAGGAGGAGCTGACACGAGCGGCGCGTGAGCAGCGATCACAAGCCGAACAGCTACGGCGACGCGAGCACCTATTGGCTCAGTGGGAGCTAGAGGTGTTTGAGCGCGAGTTGACGCTGCTGCTGCAGCAAGTGGACCGCGAACGGCCGCACGTCCGCCGTCGCCGCGGCACCTTCAAGCGCAGCAAGCTCCGGGCGCGTGACGGCGGCGAGCGCATCAGCATGCCCCTGG ATTTCAAGCACCGCATCACCGTGCAGGCCTCACCTGGCCTTGACCGGAGAAGAAACGTCTttgaggttggggctggggattcgCCGACCTTCCCGCGTTTCCGGGCCATCCAGT TGGAACCTGCAGAACATGGACAGGCATGGGGCCGCCAGTCTCCCCGTCGTCTGGAGGACTCAAGCAATGGAGAGCGACGAGCTTGCTGGGCCTGGGGTCCCAGTTCTCCCAAACCTGGAGAGGCCCAGAATGGGAG GAGAAGGTCCCGCATGGATGAAGCCGCGTGGTACCTGGATTCAGATGACTCTTCCCCCTTAGGATCTCCTTCCACACCCCCAACACTCAATG GTAACCCCGCACGGCCCAGCCCGGAGCCCGAAGAGCCGCGGAGGCCCGGACCAGCAGAGCGCGGTAGCAGCTCCGGGACGCCCAAGCTGATCCAGCGGGCGCTGTTGCGCGGCACCGCCTTGCTGGCCTCACTGGGCCTCGGCCGAGACCTGCAGCCACCTGGGGGTCTGGGCCGCGAGCGCGGAGAGCCCCCAACAGCGACCCCTGTGCCGGTGACCTCACCGTGCCCCAcagagcctcctgcctcccagatCAGCTGCCTCTCTCCCAAGACGCAGGATGCCCGAGGCCTTTCCACCCCTGGGCCCCTGCTGCTGGACCTGGGTGTCCCCACCGGCCAGCCGTCAGCCAAGAGTGCCCGGCGGGAGGAGACACGTG GAATATCACGCTCTGCTCCCGGCACCCCGGGCACTCCACGCTCACCACCCCTGGGCCTCATCAGCCGACCTCGGCCCTCACCCCTTCGCAGCCGCATCGACCCGTGGAGCTTCGTGTCAGCTGGACCACGGCCTTCACCCTTGCCCTCACCACAGCCTGCGCCCAGACGGGCACCTTGGACCTTGTTCCCAGATTCAGATCCTTTCTGGGACTCCCCACCTGCCAACCCCTTCCGGGGAGGCCCCCAGGACTGCAGGGCGCAGACCAAAGACATGGGTGCCCAAGCCCCATGGGCACCAGAGGCTGGCCCTTGA
- the Kcnk7 gene encoding potassium channel subfamily K member 7, with the protein MGGLRPWARYMLLVVAHLLAMGLGAVVLQALEGPPALQLQTQLQAELATFQADYGACLPPGALEELLGVALRAQAHGVSSLGNSSEASNWNLPSALLFTASILTTTGYGHMAPLSAGGKAFCVVYASLGLPASLVLVATLRHCLLPVLSCPGTWVAARWQLAPAQAALLQAAGLGLLVACIFVLLPALVLWGLQGDCSLLEAIYFCFGSLSTIGLGDLLPSQGHGLHPAIYHLGQLALLGYLLLGLLAMLLAVETFSELPQVRAMVKFFGPSDSMTPEDQGGILSQDELSLSTLPPDAPAAGQAPAC; encoded by the exons ATGGGGGGTCTGAGGCCCTGGGCCCGGTACATGCTCCTAGTTGTGGCCCACCTGCTGGCCATGGGGCTTGGGGCTGTGGTACTCCAGGCCTTGGAGGGCCCCCCAGCGCTCCAGCTCCAGACCCAGCTCCAGGCCGAGCTGGCTACCTTCCAGGCAGATTATGGGGCCTGCCTGCCACCTGGAGCACTGGAAGAGCTACTGGGCGTGGCCTTGAGAGCACAAGCCCACGGAGtctccagcctgggcaacagttCTGAGGCCAGCAACTGGAATCTGCCCTCGGCCCTCCTCTTCACTGCCAGCATCCTCACCACCACGG GTTATGGCCACATGGCCCCACTATCGGCAGGAGGAAAGGCCTTCTGTGTGGTCTATGCATCCCTGGGGCTGCCAGCCTCCCTAGTTCTTGTGGCCACCCTGCGCCACTGCCTGCTGCCTGTGCTTAGCTGCCCAGGTACCTGGGTAGCAGCCCGCTGGCAGCTGGCACCAGCACAGGCTGCACTGCTGCAGGCAGCAGGACTGGGCCTGTTGGTGGCCTGCATCTTTGTGCTACTGCCGGCACTGGTGCTGTGGGGTCTGCAGGGTGACTGCAGCCTACTGGAGGCCATCTACTTCTGCTTTGGCTCACTCAGCACCATTGGGCTGGGGGACTTGCTGCCCAGTCAAGGTCATGGCCTGCATCCAGCAATTTACCACCTTGGCCAGCTTGCACTTCTTG GTTACTTGCTCTTAGGGCTCCTGGCCATGCTGCTGGCGGTGGAGACCTTTTCAGAGCTGCCACAGGTCCGTGCCATGGTGAAGTTCTTTGGGCCCAGTGACTCGATGACCCCTGAGGACCAAGGTGGCATCCTGAGCCAGGATGAGCTGTCTCTGAGCACCCTGCCTCCTGATGCCCCAGCTGCAGGACAGGCACCAGCTTGCTGA